The sequence CTCCATACTACTGGGAGGAGTCAAATTGGCCACACAGCTCTGCTATAGCTTATTCACGTGGTGTAAAAAGCAGCGTTTCACGGAAAACccacttttattattatttattcattttggtttattttttttagttaCCCAGTTTACATTTTGAGAAATTGCTGCTGACCCAGTTCCGAGCAAAGTGCTGGGCTTTACGGGATTGGTGGCAAGCTGGAACAATGTTCACCTGCCTTCAGCTCGCCGAAGCACAGCCTACTGTCCGGCAGGCCGTCGCACAGTGCGTGAGTCTTTGGTTTCACGTAAAATACAGTGTGAAGGCTCTCACAGCTCTACTTTCAGCCAGGGAGTGGACTTAACGAGATATGGCTATGGAAAAGTTTTCGGACAATCGCACTCGCCGCCTGCTTAGGCGAGAGCTCCTAATGAGGTCAACAGCAGCGACACACCGATAAGGAGTGGGACACCGGCCTTGGTATGACATCTGTGACTCCACAGAAATGTTTGTCGCCTCGCCTCTAGTGGACCGAAGACACTGCCAGGCGAGGGACCTGAAGCCAACGCGTGAGTCGTGGGTTGCACGTACAATAAGTCAGTGTCACTAACAAGCCAAAAAGGATCTTTCTTTTCACCTTATCTGGGTTAGGCCACGCGATCCAAGGAGGCTGCCCGCAGGCAGACTCCCAAAGCGTACACAGGTAAGCGGATACCAATGCTGTTACCCACACATGTTCAACGAATTGACAACCCCACACCTTTCACAGTGGAGATCAAACAATCACTGATTGTACGTCTACACAGGTGCTTTATAAGTTTGATTTTAGGCATGACCGGGCGTGCCGGTGTGTCTTAAAGCCTATCCACGGTCCTTAGCAGACATGGGGGTTATACCCTGTACATATAGAATATGTAACGGAGTGGAGAGATGGTCTCGATACGATAGAGAACTTCTGATCTAATCATCAGGTGAACCTCTGTGTCTTGTTTATTCTCATTGAGATGTTTCTTTTTTCACAGCGCTTCAGGTTAATGGTGGATGGAGAGTTACTTACTCATCTAGTAATGTCTGCGGTTTAAGGGGAGAAATGGTTTACCTTAGCTGCACTTATGAATACCCGGTACAGTACCGCCCTACCAAATTCAATGGACTGTGGTTTACTAAAGTATCCAACAAGCAGCCAGTTTATCTGGAACACGATGCAGACTATACAGGTCGTGTTGAATCCAGCTGTGTACCAGTCAGCTGTACCGGGTCCAGATGTTATGGAACATGTCAAATGAGAATCAGAGACCTGAGACAGAGTGACTCTGCTGTCTACAAGGTTAGATTCAATACAAATCAACCAGGTGGGGAATATACTGGTGACCCTGGAGTGAAGTTATCTGTTCAAGGTAAACTTGGATTACCAgtgagtgtgttggtttgttgatattgtttgtgtatgtgggtgtgggtgtgggtgtgtgtgtgtgtgtgtctgtggctctCTGGGTTCTAGTATTttatagggctgggcgatatgacgatatcataccgtggacgatatgaaagtgtctaccgggagagatttggccatatcgtttataccgagagagaaaaaaataaaataaaaatggcaGTGGATGGAACTGCAGTTAACTGATGTTGCGCCACAACGGGGCCCTGCAGCAGAGTGCTTAGCTGTAAGACATTTAACTATTCCCAGAAGAAGAAACTTCACCTGCCAATCTTGTAAACATCAATGTTTACAtgatgtttgcactatatgacactgcagttaatgacagattgttcgctacttactcctttgtaagcattgaaattcaagttcaaaataaaagaaaaaactgatcaaatgtgaagtatggttattttaagccatttattattttaatttacttcaaaaataccatatcgtgatatatatccatatcgtgatataaaattactcatatcgtgatataagattttgtccatatcgcccagccctagtatgttatcttaattattttcaaaGAATAATTGTGGGTAACTTGTTACAACAAGATCTCGATGACCAatgagtattgtgtgtgtgtctattgtgTATTAATAATACACAAGATCTCCAGGTGAAGGTGTCCTTTCCTCACCCTACGGATCCTACCCATGCAGAACTGGAGTGTCGCAGTAGATGTGGTCTAGCTGATGACCCTCCCTACATCTGGTTCAGGAATGGACAGAATGTAGGAAAGGGAGTGAACTACAGGGCCGACATTCAATCTGCAGACAGCTTTTCGTGTGCTGTCGATGGACACAATCTCCGATCTCCTTTAGTGTGTAAGCCCATCCACGGTACACTGACATGATACCAGAAGTAATGGACCTTTTAGGGTACAGAACTACATGTTACTATGAACGAGTGCAGCTTTCTTTGCACTGCAGCCTGCAGGTTTCTCGAGAGTCTCCTTTAAAATACTTCACACTCGACACACTGCACGTCACGTGTTTACAGTAATACGCCTGCCACATGTGAAGTAGATCAAATTACATGCAGACATACAGAGTCTTCTAATTATTGTTAGAATaatacagggctctcaagtctcacgcattcgacTTGAGACAcgcgcaattcaacccatgcacacgctcacgcaacacacttcgtatttctcactcagagaaattaccagtatagcgcccaccaatttgcgCTGCTttttaacagtggaacaggtaggaatcaaatgggttccccGTACGTaaggtaaccagacgtcctcttttgcccggacatgccctctttttgagacacttttaaaaaaaagtttctgggcggaatttcaaaatcgtcctgtGTTTTATTacaaagcctcatacatgttcacattgaatttgcgttgcgtttctccgGTCGTAGTTAGGCTacaccctcccctactcagttctgttcgctttgcattggtggaagtgcgTAGGGGAgaggttaagtagagccttcagattggacggtttgactttagagttgccgtcatgttttgtatttattttcttaccattattgttttattgggACAAACATTGActaatttctcctacaggggattgataaagttctatctattgaacagaagtaaaaacttggtcatactttccacactttaccacagcattggcctacggAATGCGACAGATATATGTTAAGCTTTGGAATGAATGCCACATAATATCAatgtatgtttttgcacgtttgcaacgtttaaaatttcagggaaaagtacatgcctctactggtgttgcttaggccaatatccgtttgaggcagtgttgtttctgaatataagtgttaagggccaataatgcttactatcatacattagtcaccatgtctctggacacatttgtatgcagtcacatgttaatatcccccccccgccgaaaaaatctcactctgaactcagttctaaacttgagagccctgctaATATAACGGTTGTGTATCAAGCATCCAAGTACACTGACCTAGTGAACTGCTGAACTGCAGAGTCCTGAAGTCCCGCCCGCTGCTGCACAGTTTAGTTCAAAGTGTGTTAATAttggtcggcttagctcaggaggtagagcagttgtcatttaaccgaaaggttgctagttcgatccccagctcctcctagctcctcctagctgagtgttgatgtgtacCTGaacaagacacttaaccctaaatGCTCCTGACGAgatggctgtcgccttgcatggttgactctgccgtcggtgtgtaagtgtgtgtattaaccgatgtaagtcgctttggataaaagcgtctgcgaaatgccctaattgtaattgtaatattgAACGTGTCGTGTGTCCAAATAAGTCAACACTGCACTTCCTCAGCTCTCAGCAATACACACGCCAATTATGAAGTAGATCAGATATACGGTCCTACAGATACACAgagggcacacacgcacgcacgcgcgcttGCATACACATaacagtggaggcttctccagtgaggagaaggaggaagttcctccttaacattgttgagaataaaaaatgtagattatccagactactgtaatgaataaATGCCCTTTAATATGACTACAATAATGCCTTTGTATGTAATGTTTGTTTCGCTGGGTGAatggacattagcaccccctatcgcctattggcaattacttcagggaggacgttcctccctcagcctccattgactcccattcatttccccaaaAGTGTTGGCGGCTGGTGTataacatggggttcaatgggagagaaTAAAAATCCTAATTGGCtcaacaccatgaccaacattctgaaacaaaTGTAATTGTTTGTTATTCTGTccattctgtttgatattgtggacaGGGTATTAATGAATGATTAAGAGCATGGTGCATTTTAAATGGAATCACTTTTGGTTTTGTGTCTCCagtttttcttaaaacaattgtagctgaaaataaacattgccAAATTACTACCAATAGCTTCAGTCCTTGAGGGCCCAGATTTTTTATTAAGTTTTACAAATCAAAAGTAGGCCtaatttgactaattggctttgcatcctttcattctgcccttgtagtccaagacatgctgcccaccaacTTTCAAAGTAaaatgctgccactggtggatttgtatcatttcacataattatccctccctgctattttgtagttcagcCAATACCCTGAAACAAAGTCTTATGCCACCTTacgccactaacagtgcaagTAGGCCAATTCAACCatgcgcagtccttcctccctcaccttaaaaaccaccagccgccactgatacatatacatacatatacatacatacatatacatacatgcatacatacatacatacatacatacatacatacatacatacatacatacatacatacatacataacatgcataacaaaacataacatttcaaacatactgtacataccaTATATAACATATACACATAGCTACATACATTCCTCGCTTTATCAGTACAGGGACCCATATTGCCGATATTTTATATAATGACTTAAATGAAACCTGAGTCCCCCTGGTGAAATagagggcagttcagtgactctgagctgcagcagtccCGCCAACACAGCAGCTAACTCCACCTGGTTCAAGTAGAATGAAGATTATTCCCTGAAATTAATCAGGGACCACAGCTCGTCTTTGGGAGCATCCTGTTTTCAGACTTTGGACAATAATACCAGCCTCATTTGGACTGAGCTACAACAACATCTAGTTTGATATTTATTGAATATTGAAACTTGTCCACATTAGTCATCAGTAAATTCATCGTGCACTAAACCCAAAAACTTgaacaggatttttttttacgtgttttTTGTTATCATTAATCAGggataaatataaatgtacatgCTCTTTTTACCTGTCTCTATTTGTCTCCAGATGGGCCTCAACAACCATCTGTGTATTCAAGTCCCTCTGGTGAATTGGAGGtgggcagttcagtgactctgagctgcagcagtgatgccaacccagcagctaacTACACCTGGTTCAGGGAACATGAAGTCTCAGTGAAAGAATCAGGACAGAACTACACCATCACTCATATCACATCTGATCTCGGAGGAAACTATTACTGCCAAGCTCATAATGCAATCGGACTTTATAATTCCACCTTCTTGTTTATCAAAGGTAATTGCACAGTTAAACATTGGCGTATttatgttgcattttgtttttcGGTGTTTGTAATGGACTGACTATTTTCcagtatcatcatcatcacatacAGCAACGGTAGCTGTAAGAACCATTGGTGTATTCGTGCTCACCatactcctcctcgtcttcttcTGCATGAGGTGAGATATGAGGGAGAgatatatccctctctctttatcgtTTCacattccttctctctcctgtgtCTTCTTCATCTCTGTTCTCTTCTCCAGAAGAAAGAGGGCCTCCAGAAAAGCAGGAAGGCCAGATACCGTGGATGAGGTGAGACACAGGTAGCCATTTACTACTAACCAATCCTTTACTGAGACACACGGTGGAAATGCCCCGACTCCAAAACACAAGAGACTTCTAGTTGTTTCCTTAATGTCCATCCCTGTTGCTTTAGCCAAGTAGCAGGAGTGACTAGGAGTAACTGTCGCTATCTTTCAGAAATAATGTGAGGTTAAACCCTCAGCCTGCTTTGGATAATTCAGAACAGGTGAAacttatatttacattttgcaTCTTTAAAAAAATCCCATTTTAATACTAGTTTTCTATAGACCTCCCAAACAGTAGGAGGGTTCTAAAGAGCTTGATGATGACTTTCATAAGTGGGAAGAGACTGATTGCTGCAGTCATAATGTATTTTTACATGAAGATTGTATCTTACTTATTGATCCTAATATTCTTACAGGAAGCTAGTGTATCTTACAGGGGGATTTTCATGCAAACTGGATGAACTTTGGAAGTTTTTGGAGTTAAACAACTAATCAAGGAGCCAAAAACGGTTGTGTACAGATAGAGCATCATTTCTAAATGTTGTGATGCATCGGATAGAGACAAATTTTCATTAGTTTTAACTAACATTTGTATCCATGCTTGCCAAACAAAACACTACGTAACACTAAGTATTATGATTTATATCAGACATTTGCAATAATATGATCAGTGCAAAACCTTTATAAATCAGGCAAGATATAAAACAAAGCTATAACAAAGCTGAATATTATAAAGATGCTGTTGTTGAACATTATAATCTGCCCCGGAAATTATGGAAAGGGTTGAAGCAGATAAAGATGAAATCAAAAAATGTCAGTTTTAAAATGTATGGCATTCAGTATCATATTACAAAGGTAGCTCATCACTTTCTTGCTGTGGTTTTCCCTTTGTCTCAGTTTCCCATTAGCTCTGATATAAACACTCATTGCGCTCCATGAGCCTAAACAATGCTACTGGCCTGGATGGACTGACTGCTAGGTTGATTCCCACTGCAATAGCCTTGTTAGATCTACAGAAGGCTTTTAATACAAGAGACCAGACCTTATTGTTAAAGGCTAAGTGACCAATAAATAGGGATTTAAATCCTGTTTGACAAATAGATGATGGTCTGCAAGTTAATAAAGATGGTATCAGATGTCAGAGAGATAATTGTGGGATCCCCCAGGGGTCTATACTTTCATGCACTAATCTGATCTAATCTAATGATTCCTTTTTTGTTCAAAAGAAGCAAATTAATATGTTGGTCAAAGATGAAACGTTTTTGGGAGCTCAGCGGTTGGAGGAAACCTTGAAGGAAGGACTTGAAGTGAGGCCTACAGCAGCCTGCATGGGGGGACTGCTAGTGCAAGGGCTGCAAGGGTCTCTAGAAATTAACCAGAAATACATGACCTTCAGGACTGTCTTCAGGAAGTGTAAAGTGTTTTCTAAatgttctcttctttctccatcagctacttcctgttcctgtgtaTGAAAACGCCTCAGAACTGGCCAATCGATTGGCTCCTGCAGCACAGAGAGAACCAATAGAAGAGCAGGATGTCTTTGACTGTGCCAGCATCTACACCTCTCTCTCAGAGAATCAGGAAGTGCCTTGCTGTTTGGCTGGCTCTATTGGCCAATCAGAGCAGGCAGATGCAGTCTTTTACTCTGTGGTCAAAAATAAGAGACCAAATGCTGTCCCTGGGTAAGCTTCTCTTGGTATTTCTAAAGAGGAAATAGACACTACATTTTGGGACCTTATCAACCCAATGGATCTTGTTTACAGGGTGACTGAAGTTCTGTCTTCTTTTCAGAGAGAGTGACCAGAAAGAGACGGCAGAAACCTCAGAGTTGTACAGCACTGTCAAAAAATAACTCTGATATTGAACCAGTTGCGGCAGCAAGATTTAAATAGTGGGACTAGGTAGAGTGTCTCATCCGTTTAGTTTAACAGGACAATATGCTGGCTGCATATCATATGGCGCTTAATAACACTTGCCACCAGGgctaatacatgatctgatggCATTTTAGTTTATTTGACTTATTT is a genomic window of Gadus chalcogrammus isolate NIFS_2021 chromosome 23, NIFS_Gcha_1.0, whole genome shotgun sequence containing:
- the LOC130376864 gene encoding HEPACAM family member 2-like isoform X1 codes for the protein MNLRSVARGFLAVLLSVPALQVNGGWRVTYSSSNVCGLRGEMVYLSCTYEYPVQYRPTKFNGLWFTKVSNKQPVYLEHDADYTGRVESSCVPVSCTGSRCYGTCQMRIRDLRQSDSAVYKVRFNTNQPGGEYTGDPGVKLSVQDLQVKVSFPHPTDPTHAELECRSRCGLADDPPYIWFRNGQNVGKGVNYRADIQSADSFSCAVDGHNLRSPLVYGPQQPSVYSSPSGELEVGSSVTLSCSSDANPAANYTWFREHEVSVKESGQNYTITHITSDLGGNYYCQAHNAIGLYNSTFLFIKVSSSSHTATVAVRTIGVFVLTILLLVFFCMRRKRASRKAGRPDTVDELLPVPVYENASELANRLAPAAQREPIEEQDVFDCASIYTSLSENQEVPCCLAGSIGQSEQADAVFYSVVKNKRPNAVPGESDQKETAETSELYSTVKK
- the LOC130376864 gene encoding uncharacterized protein LOC130376864 isoform X2 produces the protein MVYLSCTYEYPVQYRPTKFNGLWFTKVSNKQPVYLEHDADYTGRVESSCVPVSCTGSRCYGTCQMRIRDLRQSDSAVYKVRFNTNQPGGEYTGDPGVKLSVQDLQVKVSFPHPTDPTHAELECRSRCGLADDPPYIWFRNGQNVGKGVNYRADIQSADSFSCAVDGHNLRSPLVYGPQQPSVYSSPSGELEVGSSVTLSCSSDANPAANYTWFREHEVSVKESGQNYTITHITSDLGGNYYCQAHNAIGLYNSTFLFIKVSSSSHTATVAVRTIGVFVLTILLLVFFCMRRKRASRKAGRPDTVDELLPVPVYENASELANRLAPAAQREPIEEQDVFDCASIYTSLSENQEVPCCLAGSIGQSEQADAVFYSVVKNKRPNAVPGESDQKETAETSELYSTVKK
- the LOC130376864 gene encoding B-cell receptor CD22-like isoform X3, coding for MNLRSVARGFLAVLLSVPDLQVKVSFPHPTDPTHAELECRSRCGLADDPPYIWFRNGQNVGKGVNYRADIQSADSFSCAVDGHNLRSPLVYGPQQPSVYSSPSGELEVGSSVTLSCSSDANPAANYTWFREHEVSVKESGQNYTITHITSDLGGNYYCQAHNAIGLYNSTFLFIKVSSSSHTATVAVRTIGVFVLTILLLVFFCMRRKRASRKAGRPDTVDELLPVPVYENASELANRLAPAAQREPIEEQDVFDCASIYTSLSENQEVPCCLAGSIGQSEQADAVFYSVVKNKRPNAVPGESDQKETAETSELYSTVKK
- the LOC130376864 gene encoding uncharacterized protein LOC130376864 isoform X4, which gives rise to MNLRSVARGFLAVLLSVPDGPQQPSVYSSPSGELEVGSSVTLSCSSDANPAANYTWFREHEVSVKESGQNYTITHITSDLGGNYYCQAHNAIGLYNSTFLFIKVSSSSHTATVAVRTIGVFVLTILLLVFFCMRRKRASRKAGRPDTVDELLPVPVYENASELANRLAPAAQREPIEEQDVFDCASIYTSLSENQEVPCCLAGSIGQSEQADAVFYSVVKNKRPNAVPGESDQKETAETSELYSTVKK